A region from the Bradyrhizobium erythrophlei genome encodes:
- a CDS encoding pirin family protein codes for MKTDAVFTRPLRAEKTSRQIALRTRGHSHGRVTRLVSPGDIGERIKPFVFLDYFDADPATAPTFGFHPHSGIATLTLILAGQAFYKETTEREGVIETDGVEWMRASSGVWHTGGMFGKERIRGFQLWVAMPPELELAEPQSQYLDASDFHFAGPARVIAGEYDGVKSIVESPRGISRPESAGPFIRARGTTSVGSHRTKGS; via the coding sequence ATGAAGACCGATGCAGTGTTCACGCGTCCGCTACGCGCCGAAAAGACTTCCCGGCAGATTGCTCTGCGCACGCGTGGACACTCGCATGGGCGCGTGACCCGACTGGTCAGTCCGGGCGATATTGGCGAACGGATCAAGCCGTTCGTCTTTCTCGACTATTTCGACGCCGATCCGGCGACGGCACCAACATTCGGCTTTCATCCCCATTCGGGAATTGCGACTCTGACCCTCATTCTGGCCGGGCAGGCTTTCTACAAGGAGACCACGGAGCGCGAAGGCGTCATCGAGACCGACGGTGTCGAGTGGATGCGCGCCAGCAGCGGCGTTTGGCATACCGGCGGAATGTTCGGCAAGGAGCGGATCAGGGGCTTCCAGCTCTGGGTTGCCATGCCGCCCGAGCTCGAACTTGCCGAACCCCAAAGCCAGTATCTTGACGCTTCCGACTTCCATTTTGCCGGTCCCGCGCGGGTGATCGCAGGCGAATACGACGGTGTGAAAAGCATCGTCGAGTCGCCCCGTGGCATCTCAAGGCCGGAGAGCGCTGGACCTTTCATCCGAGCAAGGGGCACGACGTCGGTTGGATCGCATCGTACCAAGGGATCGTGA
- a CDS encoding DoxX family protein — MSATSIQSVRARRRIGAWTLQGILAAAFLAAGFAKMAGVPFMVDLFAQIGLGQWFRIATGIVEVAGAVALLVPGLASIGALWLGFTMVCAVATHVFVLHTSPVPAIVLGVLNAVVVYLRRDELVALLHRIKG, encoded by the coding sequence ATGAGTGCAACTTCTATCCAATCAGTCCGTGCCAGGCGTCGCATCGGCGCCTGGACGCTGCAGGGCATCCTCGCGGCGGCTTTCCTTGCCGCCGGCTTCGCCAAAATGGCCGGCGTTCCTTTCATGGTCGACTTGTTCGCGCAGATCGGACTCGGCCAGTGGTTCCGCATCGCGACCGGCATCGTGGAAGTGGCCGGCGCCGTCGCGCTGCTCGTTCCTGGCCTCGCTTCGATCGGTGCCCTGTGGCTCGGTTTCACCATGGTCTGTGCCGTGGCGACCCATGTGTTCGTCCTGCACACCAGCCCGGTCCCGGCGATCGTCCTGGGAGTCCTCAACGCGGTGGTCGTCTACCTGCGGCGCGATGAACTCGTTGCCTTGCTTCACCGGATCAAGGGCTGA
- a CDS encoding alkene reductase produces the protein MKQSITPVRVGRYTLPNRLAMAPMTRSRAKFDGTPGEQAAEYYSQRASVGLIVTEGTQPSDDGQGYLTTPGIYMPAHIAGWKKVTAAVHGKGGHIFIQIMHAGRMSHPDNTPHHRQAVAPSAIAPGSQMFTATGMKDIPAPRALTTEEVRRTVADFRRAARRAIEAGADGVEIHGANAYLVQQFFAPSANTRTDEYGGSSANRARFAIEVATAIAEEIGADRTAIRLSPGTAMWGIDEGAEGPALYRYLVAELDKLGLAYLHIAHSGDEQLLGDIRALWKQSLILNRPGRPRDQIGADVASGLADLEAYGQMVLANPDFVARLKTGAPMNEADRASFFGGAAQGYTDYPALEVATAA, from the coding sequence ATGAAGCAATCAATTACGCCCGTCCGTGTCGGACGCTATACTCTGCCAAACCGTTTGGCGATGGCTCCGATGACCCGCAGCCGCGCGAAGTTCGACGGCACGCCGGGAGAACAGGCCGCCGAATATTATTCCCAACGCGCCAGCGTCGGCCTGATCGTCACCGAAGGCACTCAACCTTCGGATGATGGACAGGGCTATCTCACGACGCCGGGCATCTACATGCCCGCGCATATCGCAGGATGGAAGAAGGTGACCGCAGCCGTGCATGGCAAGGGCGGCCACATCTTCATCCAGATCATGCACGCGGGACGTATGTCGCACCCCGACAACACGCCGCATCATCGTCAAGCCGTAGCACCTTCCGCGATCGCGCCCGGGAGTCAGATGTTCACGGCAACAGGGATGAAGGACATTCCCGCGCCGCGCGCACTGACGACAGAGGAAGTGCGCCGGACCGTCGCCGACTTCCGCCGTGCGGCGCGCCGCGCCATTGAGGCTGGCGCCGATGGTGTCGAGATTCACGGCGCGAATGCCTATCTCGTCCAACAGTTCTTTGCTCCAAGCGCCAACACGCGCACTGATGAATATGGCGGCTCCAGCGCGAACCGCGCCCGTTTTGCCATCGAAGTCGCCACGGCGATTGCCGAGGAAATCGGCGCGGACAGGACGGCCATCCGCCTATCCCCCGGCACAGCCATGTGGGGGATCGACGAAGGCGCGGAAGGCCCGGCCCTCTACCGCTACCTGGTCGCCGAACTCGACAAGCTGGGTCTTGCTTACCTGCACATCGCGCATAGCGGCGACGAGCAGCTGCTGGGCGACATACGCGCGCTGTGGAAGCAATCGCTGATCCTGAACCGGCCCGGTCGTCCGCGCGACCAGATCGGGGCTGACGTGGCTTCGGGGTTGGCCGATCTGGAAGCCTACGGCCAGATGGTCCTCGCCAACCCGGATTTCGTCGCACGCTTGAAGACCGGTGCGCCGATGAATGAAGCGGATCGCGCCAGCTTCTTTGGCGGCGCCGCGCAGGGCTATACCGACTATCCCGCGCTTGAGGTGGCCACGGCCGCGTGA
- a CDS encoding UPF0182 family protein, translated as MVGLIIAAVVVGICLMLLGLASDFLVDWLWFSSVGYLQVFLTAIGAKAVVFFAVWTATAVILWLNGLFAVRLARRQPTQAVAASAWTPTGSVPPSDLFAFMRERLLWSRAIAGGAGLLALLVAAAEVGNWGALLQFLYHVHYGADDPLYNKDIGFYLFVLPAYIIIKNWMLLNLVLSALFAGTIYWVQGDIEYDAHGRSMSPTVIAHGSALAGLLFAVKAWSYGLDRYLLLYGDNGVVVGASYSDIHVALPGLWLLIGLSIIAAFAAWANLRVRTYRLPAAAFILVGIGSFVLTGAVPVLFRHFFVKPTELQLEKPYIERNIALTRLAYNLDQIAAKPFGAEQKLTFKTLDANKATIENIRLWDWLPLSDTYAQLQEIRTYYKFHDFDVDRYWLDGSYQSVMLSAREMRSSLLPPNAQTWVNRHLLFTHGNGAVMSPVTRKSAEGLPLFYLRDIPPVADGGPKIREPRIYFGEESDDYVIVKGSAPEFDYPKGKDNVYAVYDGAGGVPIGAMVWRTLFAYYFNDANLLLSNYITTDSRIMIRRNIQERVRTIAPFLRLDHDPYLVISDGRMFWMQDAYTTSSYFPSAQPAQDINLNYIRNSVKVIVDAYNGTVDFYLIDPADPIAATYQRIFPSLFKPFTAMPADLQRHIRYPEDLFLIQARLYQTYHMEAADVFYNREDLWQFPRQPGGDGTSMMTPYYIIMRLPGEPQAEFFLMLPMVPSRRDNMIAWLAARCDAPDFGKLIVYEFPKEKLVYGPFQIEARINQNTEISQQLTLWNQMGSRVIRGANLLVIPIENSILYVSPLYLRAEHGHLPELKRVIAAYGEHVVMKETLAEALSALFTEPGAAPAVSSTTEEIPATSPAASQAREALDRYNQAVERLKSGDWKGFGTQFDAMRELLEEMNRHSTGH; from the coding sequence ATGGTCGGGTTGATCATCGCGGCCGTCGTCGTCGGGATTTGCCTGATGCTGCTCGGGCTCGCGAGCGACTTCCTGGTCGATTGGCTGTGGTTTTCCTCGGTCGGTTATCTGCAGGTTTTCTTGACGGCGATCGGCGCCAAAGCCGTCGTCTTTTTCGCCGTTTGGACGGCGACCGCCGTCATCCTTTGGCTGAACGGATTGTTCGCTGTGCGCCTTGCCCGGCGGCAGCCGACACAAGCTGTCGCCGCCTCCGCGTGGACACCCACGGGCAGTGTGCCGCCGTCAGATCTGTTCGCGTTCATGCGCGAGCGACTGCTGTGGTCCCGGGCGATCGCAGGCGGTGCAGGTTTGCTCGCTCTGCTGGTCGCCGCGGCAGAAGTCGGCAACTGGGGCGCCCTCCTGCAGTTTCTCTATCACGTGCACTATGGCGCAGACGATCCGCTCTACAACAAGGACATCGGTTTTTATCTCTTCGTACTGCCTGCCTATATCATCATCAAGAACTGGATGCTGCTCAACCTCGTTCTGAGTGCGCTCTTCGCCGGAACGATCTACTGGGTGCAGGGCGACATCGAATACGACGCTCACGGTCGATCAATGTCGCCCACCGTGATTGCCCACGGCTCAGCGCTGGCCGGTCTTCTCTTCGCGGTGAAGGCGTGGTCCTATGGTCTTGACCGCTATCTGCTGCTCTACGGCGACAACGGCGTGGTCGTCGGCGCAAGCTACAGCGATATACATGTCGCGTTGCCGGGCCTGTGGCTATTGATTGGGCTTTCGATCATCGCGGCGTTCGCCGCGTGGGCAAACCTCCGGGTACGCACGTATCGGCTTCCTGCCGCCGCGTTCATCCTCGTTGGCATCGGCTCCTTCGTGCTGACCGGCGCGGTACCTGTGCTGTTCCGGCACTTCTTCGTCAAGCCAACCGAGTTGCAACTGGAGAAGCCCTACATCGAACGCAATATTGCGCTCACCAGGCTGGCCTACAATCTCGATCAGATCGCAGCCAAGCCGTTTGGTGCCGAACAGAAGCTTACGTTCAAGACGCTGGACGCCAACAAGGCGACAATCGAAAATATCAGGCTGTGGGATTGGCTGCCCTTGTCGGATACCTACGCGCAGCTTCAGGAGATCCGCACCTACTACAAATTCCATGATTTTGACGTTGATCGCTACTGGCTCGATGGTTCCTACCAAAGCGTGATGCTCTCGGCTCGCGAAATGCGATCCTCCTTGCTGCCGCCGAACGCCCAGACTTGGGTCAACCGCCACCTGCTGTTTACTCATGGCAATGGCGCGGTGATGAGCCCGGTCACCCGCAAGAGCGCTGAAGGACTGCCGCTGTTTTATTTGCGGGATATTCCTCCTGTTGCAGACGGGGGTCCCAAGATCCGCGAGCCGCGGATTTACTTCGGTGAAGAGAGCGACGACTACGTCATCGTCAAGGGGAGCGCACCGGAGTTCGATTATCCGAAGGGGAAAGACAACGTCTATGCGGTCTATGACGGCGCCGGCGGCGTTCCGATCGGAGCGATGGTGTGGAGGACGCTGTTCGCTTACTACTTCAACGACGCGAACCTGCTCCTCTCAAACTACATCACAACCGACAGCCGGATCATGATCCGCCGCAATATCCAGGAACGAGTGCGCACGATCGCCCCGTTCCTCAGGCTCGATCATGACCCCTATCTGGTGATCAGCGATGGGCGAATGTTCTGGATGCAGGACGCCTATACGACGAGTTCCTATTTCCCCTCTGCGCAGCCCGCGCAAGATATCAATCTCAACTACATTCGCAATTCGGTAAAGGTTATCGTCGATGCCTATAACGGAACCGTCGACTTCTACTTGATCGATCCCGCCGATCCGATTGCGGCGACCTACCAGCGCATCTTTCCAAGCTTGTTCAAACCGTTCACAGCCATGCCTGCCGACTTGCAGAGGCACATTCGCTATCCGGAGGATCTGTTCCTGATTCAGGCGCGGCTCTATCAAACCTACCACATGGAGGCCGCCGACGTTTTCTATAATCGCGAGGATCTCTGGCAGTTCCCGCGCCAGCCGGGCGGCGACGGCACCTCAATGATGACCCCTTATTACATCATCATGCGGCTGCCCGGCGAGCCGCAGGCCGAGTTCTTCCTCATGCTTCCCATGGTACCGAGCCGCCGCGACAACATGATCGCTTGGCTCGCCGCGCGCTGCGACGCGCCCGACTTCGGCAAACTGATCGTCTACGAGTTCCCCAAGGAGAAACTCGTCTACGGGCCGTTCCAGATCGAGGCGCGGATCAATCAGAATACAGAGATATCGCAACAACTCACGCTATGGAATCAAATGGGCTCGCGGGTAATACGCGGCGCGAACTTGCTTGTGATCCCGATCGAGAACTCGATCCTTTATGTATCGCCACTCTATTTGCGAGCGGAGCACGGACACCTGCCGGAGCTGAAACGCGTGATAGCAGCCTATGGTGAACATGTGGTGATGAAGGAGACGCTCGCGGAGGCCCTGTCAGCGCTGTTCACGGAACCCGGCGCTGCGCCGGCAGTGTCAAGCACGACGGAGGAGATCCCCGCCACAAGCCCAGCGGCAAGTCAGGCACGGGAGGCGCTTGATCGCTACAATCAAGCAGTGGAGCGATTGAAGTCTGGAGATTGGAAGGGCTTCGGCACACAGTTCGATGCAATGCGCGAGCTTTTGGAGGAAATGAACCGACACTCTACCGGCCATTAG
- a CDS encoding antibiotic biosynthesis monooxygenase, which translates to MYAAIRQGKAKSGMAEELVRRIKEGAIPIISDVEGFMAYYVVYAPDDTVTAISIFNNHAGAEESNRRGLAWIEQNLAPLLIGPATAVAGPVIVHTLA; encoded by the coding sequence ATGTATGCCGCCATTCGTCAGGGCAAAGCAAAGTCTGGCATGGCCGAAGAGCTGGTACGCAGGATCAAGGAGGGTGCCATTCCGATCATCAGTGATGTCGAAGGCTTCATGGCCTATTACGTGGTCTATGCGCCCGACGACACGGTGACGGCGATCAGCATCTTCAACAACCATGCGGGTGCGGAGGAGTCGAACAGACGCGGGCTGGCGTGGATCGAGCAGAATCTCGCGCCTCTGCTGATCGGGCCAGCCACGGCGGTCGCGGGACCGGTGATCGTGCATACGCTGGCATAG
- a CDS encoding aminoacyl-tRNA deacylase, producing the protein MFIAPTLQKYLAAENIQYEVIPHELSMTSTRTAEECHISGDRLAKGIVLRRDGKYMLAILPASHHLRLSELRTKLGDNVHMADKTEINRLFSDCAHGAVPAVGKCYGLDIIVDDSIEAQPEIYMEAGDHETLLHMGHAQFARLMANALHGRFSAHD; encoded by the coding sequence ATGTTCATTGCTCCCACGCTCCAGAAATACCTAGCCGCTGAAAACATCCAATACGAGGTGATCCCGCACGAACTCAGCATGACGTCCACTCGCACGGCTGAGGAATGCCATATCTCGGGCGATCGTCTCGCCAAGGGCATCGTGTTGCGGCGCGACGGCAAATACATGCTGGCCATCTTGCCCGCATCGCATCACCTCCGCCTGTCGGAACTGAGGACAAAACTCGGCGATAATGTCCACATGGCCGATAAAACCGAGATCAATCGACTGTTCAGCGACTGTGCACACGGTGCAGTTCCTGCCGTCGGCAAATGCTACGGGCTGGATATCATCGTCGACGATAGCATCGAGGCACAGCCGGAGATCTATATGGAAGCCGGCGATCACGAGACGCTGCTTCATATGGGTCACGCGCAGTTTGCGCGCCTGATGGCGAACGCATTGCACGGGCGCTTTAGCGCGCACGACTGA
- a CDS encoding CBS domain-containing protein, translating to MKVKDVMHKGVDWVSPNTPIAELAKLMRAHDIGCIPIGEDDKLIGMVTDRDIVCKGLASHNFDAGRATARDVMTEGIHCCREDDDLAKAMHHMEKLQVRRLPVINKSKRMVGIISLGDVGRSASGDLLNETVRSVSAHH from the coding sequence ATGAAAGTCAAAGACGTGATGCACAAGGGTGTCGACTGGGTCAGCCCCAACACCCCTATCGCCGAACTCGCCAAATTGATGCGGGCGCATGACATCGGCTGCATTCCGATTGGCGAGGACGACAAACTGATCGGGATGGTGACCGACCGCGACATCGTCTGCAAAGGGCTCGCGAGCCACAACTTCGATGCCGGCCGCGCGACGGCGCGCGATGTGATGACTGAAGGCATCCATTGCTGCCGGGAGGACGATGACCTCGCAAAGGCGATGCATCATATGGAGAAGCTGCAGGTCCGCAGGCTGCCGGTGATCAACAAGAGCAAGCGGATGGTCGGCATCATCAGTCTGGGTGACGTCGGCCGTTCCGCGTCAGGTGATTTGCTGAACGAGACCGTCAGGAGTGTTTCGGCGCATCACTGA
- a CDS encoding HGGxSTG domain-containing protein, translating to MSDHVRNTGPMLASPRCGARTRSGGTCRSPAVHGRKRCRMHGGAPGSGAPKANRSARKHGLFTKDAIAERRRIQALLGEARRLLEEMK from the coding sequence ATGAGCGATCACGTCAGAAATACCGGCCCGATGCTGGCGAGCCCACGTTGCGGCGCCAGGACCCGTTCCGGCGGCACGTGCCGCTCGCCGGCGGTGCACGGCAGGAAGCGCTGCCGCATGCATGGCGGTGCTCCGGGATCCGGCGCGCCAAAGGCAAACCGGAGCGCGCGCAAGCACGGCCTGTTCACCAAGGATGCGATCGCCGAGCGACGGCGGATTCAGGCGCTGTTGGGGGAAGCAAGGAGGCTGCTGGAGGAGATGAAGTGA
- a CDS encoding TIGR04255 family protein, translating to MSKKMSRAPVYLGMAQVRFNRLLALDNYAPAIQEALRKLGYPDFRKVMAQTFSLNLAGSIEGGQAVPATAVAQYVFSNMEKTLGFILLQDSLTYMATEYDVFETFSQRLLEGLRIIDSTVGGLSYTDRVGVRYLDAVFPDTGDELSHYLNPSVFGLVEKISGELTHSFFETRSQLKNATIVSRVIVQPGPVGIPPDLQPLLLELPERFKNLNGLHAILDNDCFTESRMKYDSAKLKSELFMLHDEIEKIFKLTVTSHALEKWK from the coding sequence ATGAGCAAGAAAATGAGCCGCGCGCCGGTCTATCTTGGCATGGCGCAAGTCCGATTTAACCGGCTTCTAGCTTTGGATAACTACGCGCCCGCCATACAGGAAGCGTTGCGGAAGTTGGGATATCCCGACTTCAGGAAGGTGATGGCCCAAACCTTCAGCCTGAATTTGGCGGGATCGATCGAGGGCGGACAAGCCGTGCCCGCGACCGCCGTTGCTCAGTACGTATTTTCCAACATGGAAAAAACGCTTGGGTTCATCCTGCTTCAGGATTCTCTGACCTATATGGCAACCGAATACGATGTATTCGAAACTTTCTCGCAGCGGCTTCTCGAAGGGCTGCGGATTATCGACTCGACCGTCGGCGGCCTGAGCTATACGGACCGAGTGGGTGTTCGTTACCTCGACGCGGTTTTCCCTGACACGGGAGACGAGCTTTCCCACTACCTGAATCCCTCCGTGTTCGGATTGGTTGAAAAGATCAGCGGTGAGCTTACGCATTCCTTTTTCGAAACCCGAAGCCAGCTAAAAAATGCGACCATTGTATCCAGGGTTATTGTCCAACCCGGTCCCGTTGGTATACCTCCTGACCTACAACCACTCCTGCTTGAGTTGCCCGAGCGCTTTAAAAATCTAAATGGTCTGCATGCGATCCTAGATAATGACTGTTTTACCGAATCGCGAATGAAATATGACAGCGCAAAACTAAAATCAGAGCTATTTATGCTGCATGATGAAATTGAGAAAATTTTTAAGCTCACAGTTACGTCTCACGCTTTGGAAAAATGGAAGTGA
- a CDS encoding helix-turn-helix domain-containing protein: protein MTALPSTPTARWFSGAVFAAATIALQVGTGGLATGEYYRAKGDKGYAFARYDTPEKQNVTERTPTEDIARVREVLKLTVTELATVVGVSRQAVYDWLSGKPVAADNADKLSSLGRAADVVATEVLNPVFALRRKLAGGRTFIEFVKDGGDAEHAALTLVSMLRRESEQRDRLQARLAARKDRKIGSPVMGVPMHNEES, encoded by the coding sequence ATGACAGCCCTCCCTAGCACACCGACTGCGCGTTGGTTTTCAGGTGCTGTTTTTGCTGCCGCCACTATTGCCTTGCAGGTCGGAACTGGCGGCCTAGCAACAGGCGAGTATTATCGAGCCAAAGGCGACAAGGGATATGCCTTTGCACGCTATGATACTCCCGAAAAACAAAACGTTACCGAGCGCACGCCAACTGAGGATATTGCGCGTGTCCGCGAAGTTCTCAAATTGACCGTCACCGAGCTTGCAACTGTTGTCGGAGTTTCGCGACAGGCTGTATACGACTGGCTATCGGGGAAACCAGTTGCTGCCGATAATGCCGATAAGCTCTCGAGCTTGGGCCGCGCTGCGGACGTGGTAGCGACAGAAGTGTTAAATCCAGTGTTTGCGCTTCGCAGAAAGTTAGCTGGCGGCAGGACGTTTATTGAATTTGTGAAGGACGGGGGAGACGCAGAGCACGCAGCGCTTACGCTTGTGTCGATGCTTCGACGGGAGAGTGAACAAAGGGACCGACTGCAAGCGCGGCTTGCGGCGCGAAAAGACCGAAAGATAGGATCTCCCGTAATGGGTGTGCCGATGCACAATGAGGAAAGTTAG
- a CDS encoding RluA family pseudouridine synthase, whose product MGSSLELASNNGQSLQVTVGGDEGSTRLDRVLAARLPGLSRSRLKALILAGHIAARGAPLRDPAYHVAKGDTITIDVPEAIAADPGAEDIALDIVYEDDDIIVIDKPKGLVVHPAAGHETGTLVNALIAHCGASLSGIGGVKRPGIVHRLDKDTTGLMVVAKNDRAHQSLSAQFADHGRTGEMRRGYMAFVWGVPNRQRGTVDAPIDRHPHAREKMAVRDGGREAVTHWEVQETFNGRDGKPVAALLACQLETGRTHQIRVHLAHIGHPLMGDAVYGPHFKTKASHLGPQSRAALAALDRQALHAYLLTLEHPQTGVILEWISDLPDDLGHLKDSLRAAL is encoded by the coding sequence ATGGGCTCTTCTTTGGAACTGGCTTCGAACAACGGTCAAAGCCTGCAAGTTACCGTCGGCGGCGACGAGGGCTCGACCCGCCTTGACCGCGTGCTGGCGGCGCGGCTTCCGGGACTGTCGCGCTCGCGGCTGAAAGCGCTGATCCTCGCCGGCCACATCGCCGCCCGAGGCGCCCCCCTCCGCGACCCCGCTTATCATGTCGCCAAAGGCGATACGATCACAATCGACGTACCGGAAGCCATTGCCGCCGATCCCGGGGCTGAGGATATCGCGCTCGATATCGTCTACGAGGACGACGACATCATCGTCATCGACAAGCCCAAAGGGCTGGTGGTGCATCCGGCCGCCGGCCACGAGACGGGAACCCTGGTCAACGCGCTGATCGCCCATTGCGGGGCCAGCCTTTCCGGGATCGGCGGTGTCAAGCGTCCTGGGATCGTGCACCGGCTCGACAAGGACACCACCGGACTGATGGTGGTGGCGAAGAACGACCGGGCCCACCAATCGCTGAGCGCGCAATTTGCCGACCATGGCCGCACCGGAGAAATGCGGCGCGGCTATATGGCTTTCGTCTGGGGCGTGCCGAACCGGCAGCGCGGCACGGTGGACGCGCCGATCGACCGGCATCCCCATGCGAGGGAAAAAATGGCGGTCCGCGACGGCGGACGCGAGGCGGTCACCCATTGGGAGGTCCAGGAAACCTTCAATGGGCGCGACGGCAAACCGGTCGCCGCATTGCTCGCCTGTCAGCTCGAGACCGGGCGCACCCACCAGATCCGGGTCCATCTCGCCCATATCGGCCACCCCCTGATGGGCGACGCCGTCTACGGCCCGCACTTCAAGACCAAGGCAAGCCATCTCGGCCCCCAGAGCCGGGCGGCCTTGGCCGCCCTCGACCGCCAAGCGCTGCACGCATATCTCCTGACCCTGGAACACCCCCAAACCGGGGTGATTTTGGAGTGGATTTCGGATTTGCCCGATGACCTCGGCCACCTCAAAGATTCCCTGCGAGCGGCGCTATGA
- the rpoH gene encoding RNA polymerase sigma factor RpoH, protein MARTATLPILNGESGLSRYLAEIRKFPMLEPQQEYMLAKRWREHDDRDAAHHLVTSHLRLVAKIAMGYRGYGLPISEVVSEGNVGLMQAVKRFEPEKGFRLATYAMWWIKASIQEYILRSWSLVKMGTTANQKKLFFNLRKAKSKISALDEGDLHPDQVKLIAKRLGVTDQDVIDMNRRLGGDASLNAPIRDDGEAGEWQDWLVDNSPNQEAIMAEHEEFDHRRQALNGAIGVLNPRERRIFEARRLAEEPMTLEDLAAEFGVSRERVRQIEVRAFEKVQSAVKGTIAKQEAAALEAAH, encoded by the coding sequence ATGGCCCGTACAGCTACCCTGCCGATTCTCAATGGAGAATCCGGCCTATCCCGTTACCTCGCCGAGATCCGCAAATTTCCGATGCTGGAACCCCAGCAGGAATACATGCTCGCCAAGCGCTGGCGCGAGCATGACGATCGCGACGCGGCGCACCACCTTGTCACCAGCCATCTCCGGCTCGTGGCCAAGATCGCCATGGGCTATCGCGGCTACGGCTTGCCGATTTCCGAGGTCGTCTCGGAAGGCAATGTCGGCCTGATGCAGGCGGTGAAGCGATTCGAACCCGAGAAGGGGTTCCGGCTCGCCACCTACGCCATGTGGTGGATCAAGGCCTCAATACAAGAGTATATCTTGCGTTCCTGGTCGCTCGTGAAGATGGGTACGACCGCGAACCAGAAGAAGCTGTTCTTCAACCTGCGCAAGGCGAAGAGCAAGATCTCCGCGCTGGACGAGGGCGATCTCCACCCCGACCAGGTGAAGCTGATTGCCAAGCGCCTCGGCGTCACGGATCAGGACGTGATCGACATGAACCGCCGGCTCGGCGGCGATGCTTCGCTCAACGCGCCGATCCGCGACGACGGCGAAGCCGGCGAATGGCAGGACTGGCTGGTCGATAACTCGCCCAACCAGGAAGCCATCATGGCCGAGCACGAGGAGTTCGATCATCGCCGGCAGGCGCTGAACGGCGCTATCGGCGTGCTCAACCCGCGGGAGCGGCGCATCTTCGAGGCGCGGCGTCTGGCGGAGGAGCCGATGACGCTGGAAGACCTCGCCGCCGAATTCGGCGTGTCGCGCGAACGCGTGCGACAGATCGAAGTCCGCGCCTTCGAGAAGGTGCAGTCGGCCGTGAAGGGCACCATCGCCAAGCAGGAAGCGGCGGCACTCGAAGCCGCGCACTGA
- a CDS encoding peptidoglycan recognition protein family protein encodes MHLRLLTMALFAVVIAASASAQTPDLGAIARGTGTPGIPGLKMVWLAPWGDVTRAHPWRNIIVHQTEGPAGSARGGAQEQSKNPTRRGVTVWVETDGTVYWAVAENLVPTHGDGANRNDNKYIDNGPTYHQVIGSNSIGVEFAGNYPDVTRPATEAQIAAWRILVKVLRARYGIPLERVYAHDWIDFKDARYCEGCALATLARQQGE; translated from the coding sequence ATGCATCTCCGCCTGCTGACAATGGCGCTGTTCGCCGTCGTGATCGCTGCTTCGGCCTCCGCGCAAACACCTGATCTTGGGGCCATCGCGCGCGGCACGGGTACGCCCGGGATTCCCGGGCTGAAGATGGTCTGGCTCGCCCCATGGGGTGACGTGACAAGGGCTCATCCCTGGCGCAACATCATCGTGCATCAGACCGAGGGCCCCGCCGGCTCGGCGCGTGGCGGCGCGCAAGAGCAGTCGAAGAACCCGACGCGGCGCGGCGTCACCGTCTGGGTGGAAACCGACGGCACGGTGTACTGGGCGGTGGCGGAAAATCTGGTGCCGACCCATGGCGACGGCGCCAATCGCAATGACAACAAATATATCGACAACGGCCCGACCTATCACCAGGTGATCGGCTCCAATTCGATCGGCGTGGAATTCGCCGGCAATTATCCCGACGTGACGCGCCCCGCCACCGAAGCGCAGATCGCGGCCTGGCGGATCCTGGTGAAAGTGCTGCGCGCGCGTTACGGCATTCCGCTCGAGCGGGTCTATGCCCATGACTGGATCGATTTCAAGGACGCCCGCTATTGCGAAGGCTGCGCGCTGGCAACGTTGGCGAGGCAACAAGGGGAGTAG